One genomic region from Mangifera indica cultivar Alphonso chromosome 17, CATAS_Mindica_2.1, whole genome shotgun sequence encodes:
- the LOC123200975 gene encoding subtilisin-like protease SBT2.5 yields MRAIEFIMCINIFMLSSVLITAREEVYIVTVQGEPIISYKGGESGFEAPAFESDENVERTSEFVTSYASHLEKKHDMLLGLLFERGTYKKLYSYKHLINGFAVHTSPEQAEILQRAPGVKSVERDWKVRELTTHTPQFLGLPTGVWPTGGGFDRAGEDIVIGFIDSGIYPHHPSFATYNTEPYGPVPKYRGKCEVDPDTKRDFCNGKIIGAQHFAEAAIAAKEFNPAVDFASPMDGDGHGSHTAAIAAGNNGIPVRMHDHEFGKASGMAPRARIAVYKALYRFFGGFVADVVAAIDQAVHDGVDILNLSVGPNSPPATTKTTYLNPFDATLLSAVKAGVFIVQAAGNGGPFPKTLVSYSPWITSVAAAIDDRRYKNHLNLGNGKLLAGIGLSPATQPNRTFTLVAANDVILDSSVVKYSPSDCQRPELLNRNLVEGKILICGYSFNFVVGTASIKKVSETAKSLGAAGFVLAVENVSPGTKFDPVPVGIPGILIIDVSKSMDLIDYYNTSTTRDWTGRVKSFKATGTIGDGLFPILHKSAPQVALFSARGPNIRDFSLQDADILKPDILAPGSLIWAAWSPNGTDEPNYVGEGFALVSGTSMAAPHIAGIAALIKQKHPHWSPAAIKSALMTTTTKLDRAGRPLQAQQYSETEAMKLVKATPFDYGSGHVDPRAALDPGLVFDAGYEDYLGFLCTTPGIDKNEIKNYTNLPCNYTMGQPSNLNTPSITISHLVKSQMVTRTVTNVAEEETYVITARMQPSVAIDVNPPAMTLKPGASHKFSVTLTVRSVTGTYSFGEIFMKGSRGHKVTIPVVAQGYWS; encoded by the exons ATGAGGGCGATAGAGTttattatgtgcataaatatttttatgttatcttcTGTTTTGATTACTGCGAGAGAGGAGGTTTATATCGTGACGGTTCAGGGGGAACCTATTATAAGTTACAAAGGCGGCGAGAGTGGTTTTGAAGCCCCTGCCTTCGAATCTGATGAGAATGTAGAACGCACCAG TGAATTTGTGACATCTTATGCCAGTCATCTTGAAAAGAAACATGATATGCTTCTTGGGCTTCTTTTTGAGCGTGGCACATACAAAAAACTCTACAGCTATAAGCACCTTATAAATGGCTTTGCTGTTCATACTTCCCCTGAACAG GCAGAAATCCTACAACGTGCCCCTGGTGTGAAATCTGTGGAAAGGGATTGGAAGGTCAGGGAACTTACGACACACACTCCCCAGTTTTTAGGACTACCCACTGGAGTATGGCCAACTGGAGGTGGCTTTGACAGGGCTGGTGAAGATATTGTGATAGGATTTATAGATTCTGGAATTTATCCTCACCATCCAAGTTTTGCAACCTACAATACTGAACCATATGGGCCTGTGCCAAAGTACAGAGGAAAATGTGAAGTTGATCCTGACACTAAGAGGGATTTCTGCAACGGAAAAATCATTGGTGCTCAACATTTTGCTGAAGCTGCAATAGCAGCTAAGGAATTTAATCCTGCTGTTGATTTTGCTTCTCCCATGGATGGTGATGGACATGGAAG TCACACAGCTGCTATTGCAGCTGGAAATAATGGTATTCCTGTTAGAATGCATGACCATGAATTTGGGAAAGCAAGTGGAATGGCCCCCCGTGCCAG GATTGCTGTGTACAAAGCTCTCTACAGGTTTTTTGGAGGCTTTGTTGCAGATGTGGTTGCTGCAATTGATCAG GCTGTTCATGATGGTGTGGATATACTCAACCTTTCAGTAGGGCCAAACAGTCCTCCAGCAACTACCAAAACGACATATTTAAACCCTTTTGATGCCACACTTCTTTCTGCGGTGAAAGCAGGTGTATTTATTGTACAGGCAGCTGGTAATGGAGGCCCTTTCCCCAAAACATTGGTGTCTTATAGCCCATGGATAACATCTGTTGCAGCTGCAATTGATGATCGTCGATATAAAAACCATCTGAATCTTGGAAATGGAAAACTTTTAGCTGGAATTGGGTTGTCCC CTGCTACACAACCAAATCGTACATTTACCTTGGTTGCTGCAAATGATGTTATTCTTGACTCTTCTGTGGTGAAGTACAGTCCCTCTGACTGCCAAAGACCCGAACTATTAAACAGGAACTTGGTTGAGggtaaaattcttatttgtgGTTATTCCTTCAATTTTGTTGTTGGTACTGCATCGATCAAGAAAGTTTCGGAGACAGCCAAAAGCCTGGGCGCAGCTGGCTTTGTTCTTGCTGTGGAAAATGTTTCCCCGGGAACAAAATTTGATCCCGTTCCTGTTGGTATTCCTGGGATACTTATAATAGATGTCTCAAAGTCAATG GATCTTATAGACTACTACAACACTTCGACAACAAGGGATTGGACTGGAAGAGTGAAGAGTTTCAAAGCTACTGGTACTATTGGGGATGGTTTGTTTCCCATTCTTCATAAATCAGCACCCCAGGTAGCATTATTCTCTGCTAGGGGGCCCAATATCAGAGATTTCAGTCTCCAGGATGCAGATATTCTCAAGCCAGATATTCTGGCTCCTGGCTCTCTTATTTGGGCAGCTTGGTCACCAAATGGAACAGATGAACCTAATTATGTTG GGGAAGGATTTGCCTTGGTATCTGGAACTAGCATGGCTGCACCACATATTGCTGGCATAGCTGCTCTTATAAAGCAGAAGCACCCTCATTGGAGCCCTGCTGCTATAAAATCAGCCTTGATGACGACAACAACAAAGCTGGACAGGGCTGGAAGGCCTCTTCAAGCACAACAATATTCTGAAACAGAAGCCATGAAGCTGGTTAAAGCTACTCCTTTTGATTATGGGAGCGGTCATGTCGATCCAAGAGCTGCCCTGGATCCTGGACTTGTCTTTGATGCAG GTTATGAGGATTACTTGGGGTTCTTGTGCACAACACCTGGTATTGACAAAAACGAGATAAAGAACTACACTAATTTACCTTGCAACTACACCATGGGCCAGCCATCAAATCTCAACACTCCATCAATCACCATATCTCATCTTGTGAAGTCTCAAATGGTTACTCGCACAGTCACAAATGTTGCCGAGGAAGAAACCTATGTGATCACTGCTAGAATGCAACCATCTGTTGCAATTGATGTCAACCCTCCAGCAATGACATTGAAACCTGGTGCTTCACATAAGTTCTCTGTGACACTCACTGTTAGATCAGTGACAGGAACATACAGTTTCGGGGAAATTTTCATGAAAGGTAGTCGAGGGCATAAGGTAACAATCCCAGTTGTAGCTCAGGGATATTGGTCATAG